A genomic region of Micropterus dolomieu isolate WLL.071019.BEF.003 ecotype Adirondacks linkage group LG11, ASM2129224v1, whole genome shotgun sequence contains the following coding sequences:
- the LOC123978848 gene encoding guanine nucleotide-binding protein G(I)/G(S)/G(O) subunit gamma-2, with translation MASNNTASIAQARKLVEQLKMEANIDRIKVSKAAADLMSYCEAHAKEDPLLSPVPASENPFREKKFFCAIL, from the exons ATGGCGAGCAATAATACGGCCAGCATCGCACAAGCCAGGAAGCTGGTGGAACAGCTGAAGATGGAAGCCAACATCGACAGGATAAAG gtgtcaaaagcagcggcAGATTTAATGTCATACTGCGAAGCCCATGCCAAAGAGGACCCTCTGTTATCACCAGTGCCAGCATCAGAGAACCCGTTCAGGGAGAAGAAGTTCTTCTGTGCCATCCTGTAA